The Clostridioides difficile genome has a segment encoding these proteins:
- the cbiB gene encoding adenosylcobinamide-phosphate synthase CbiB, with protein MNILSIYIGYITDLIVGDPYSFPHPVRFIGKLINLIQGIIRKVSKNEKQLRIGGFILWFATVGITYLVTYFIVKLCSFNVLLSIVVNGFIIYTTLATKCLKDEAVKIYDVLKTGDIEKSRVQLSYIVGRDTTNLSEPEIIRATVETVAENTVDGIIAPMLYAFIGGAPLAMAYKAINTLDSTVGYKNEKYKDIGFASAKIDDIANYIPARISVILMTVGSFLLGYNYKNCFKISIRDRKNHKSPNCAFSEGAVSGALGIQLGGTNVYSGQKVYKPTIGDKTREIDREDIIKTNKIMYASSLTSILAFTLMSVVCRMIFINN; from the coding sequence ATAACAGATTTAATTGTAGGAGACCCCTATTCTTTTCCTCATCCAGTAAGATTTATTGGAAAACTTATAAATCTTATCCAAGGAATAATAAGGAAGGTCTCTAAAAATGAAAAACAGTTAAGAATTGGTGGTTTCATATTATGGTTTGCAACTGTTGGAATAACTTACTTAGTAACTTATTTTATAGTGAAGCTATGTAGTTTTAATGTATTATTAAGTATCGTAGTAAATGGGTTCATAATTTATACGACGTTAGCAACAAAATGTTTAAAAGATGAAGCTGTAAAAATTTATGATGTATTAAAGACTGGAGATATAGAGAAATCCAGAGTTCAATTATCTTATATAGTGGGTAGAGATACAACTAATTTAAGTGAGCCTGAAATAATAAGAGCAACTGTAGAAACTGTGGCAGAAAACACAGTAGATGGTATAATCGCACCTATGCTTTATGCATTTATTGGAGGAGCACCACTTGCTATGGCGTATAAAGCTATAAACACTCTTGATTCAACTGTTGGATATAAGAATGAAAAATACAAAGATATTGGTTTTGCTTCTGCTAAAATTGATGATATAGCTAATTATATACCAGCGAGAATATCTGTTATTCTGATGACAGTAGGGAGCTTTCTTCTAGGTTATAACTATAAGAATTGTTTTAAAATTTCTATCAGAGATAGAAAAAATCATAAAAGTCCAAATTGTGCTTTTTCAGAAGGAGCAGTATCAGGAGCCTTAGGGATTCAACTAGGAGGAACTAATGTTTATTCTGGGCAAAAAGTATACAAGCCAACAATAGGAGATAAAACCAGAGAGATAGACAGAGAAGATATAATTAAAACAAATAAAATTATGTATGCCTCTTCATTGACCTCTATATTAGCATTTACGTTGATGTCTGTGGTATGTAGGATGATTTTTATTAACAATTAA